A region of the Hydra vulgaris chromosome 12, alternate assembly HydraT2T_AEP genome:
aaaatttgattggtttataaattagataGTGCAACTTCAAGACGATAACGTTGTAAGGTTCAAGGTGTTACATTGTAAGGTAATAATATTGTCAAACTAacgataagtttttttaataagtaaaatgcCTTTAAAATGCTGTGTATCTCTTTGCAAGTCGAACTATCTcaactacaacaaaaatatcaatttatacaACTACAGTATCAATTAcaactacaacaaaaatatcaagactcaactgcaacaaaaatatcaatttataaattcCCGAAGAATCTAGAGGAGAGAAAAAGATGTTGTGAAGCTATTCCAAGAACTGGTTTTATTGTTACAGACTATACAGCAGTATGTCAACTTCATTGGCCAAATGAAGCACCTTTTGAAAGCAAATATGGGAAGCAACGACCTTTAAACCTAccatctgtttttaaaaaaattctgcctAGTTGTTTAGCCACACCAGCAAGTAAAGTTAGAAAAACTGTAACTTCAAGCGGTTTTCGAAGCATTTTACCAGATGAGTTAAATGATTTTCTAAAAGAGGATGAACTTATATTTGACGATATTCAATCTTTGTTAAGTGATAGTAATGATGTTATTGTTTTCcagcttaataaaaaaagtttacacatACAATCAAAAATGTACAAACTTGGTGTTCcattatttatttcagaaattttcAATGATTATTCATTTGTAGCTAACCATAATGGCACAACTTGAAATATTTCATCTTTAgctgtaaacaaattaaagttaataaaaacaaaattttttggagGTCCAGAATTTATATGTAGAGCTCAACCTGTTGCAAATCTTTCCTCTGAATTTCAGTTTGCTCAATGTCAACAAATTGTCTATAcgataaataatattgaaaatagaaGACACTGGTAATAATTACTGATGGTAACCCTGTAAATCAAAGATTTTTTGGAATGTTTAAAACAGTTGATAGTAAACCATGGTTAACAACATcaggtatatatttattgtatgaTTATGTGCATCTCTTAAAATCTATATGAAACAATTGGTTGACAGAAAAGACTGGCGAACTTcaatttttgaacaataaagAACTGGCTTTGGCTAAGTGgagtgatttaaaaactttatataaaactgaGTGCAATAGTCTTTTTAAACTCTCTAAACTTACAGCTAAATCGGTTTATCCAAAACCAATAGAGAGACAATCTGTAAagttttgtttgtctgtttttttGTGAAGAAACAGTAGCTGCATTAAGAACGCATCCAGAGATTGAAAATAAAGCATTTGAAGGTACTGctgtatttattgaaaaaataatttttttttcgaatgtTGTTAATGTCAAAGCACCTAGTGCTGGCGTTCGGTTTAGAAATGAATTATGCGGAGTTGGTGATCAACAGTTACAACTGCTACGAGATATTGCTGAGCTGTCAAATTTTATGAAACCTACAGGTAAGCGTGTAAAACAGCTTACGCTAGATACCAGCAATGTAATAGCGCATTTATGTTATGGCTTTATTGATCTCGTAGAAACTTTGTTGAGTAATGGAGCAAAGTATGTCTTATTAGGTTGGTTTTTAACAGATCCACTTGAAAAAGCTTTTTCTAAGCTTCGACAGGGATCTGGAGGTACTTACTTTATAAACGCTAAGTctgtaattgaaaaaattaatattcaacATACTGAATTGATATTACAATTTGACATTCCTGTTGATGGTATCGATTGTCATACTTGTGACATATGTTTAAGAGATATTTCTACTGATGAAAAAGAACTTTTGGATAATATTCATGATCTTGAAAGCTCAGTTAATAAATCTACATTAGTGGATATAGTTTACATAGCTGGCTATGTGCAAAAAagcgaaataaaaatttatgatgaTTCTaccaattattattataaatatggcAGTTATCTGTATAGCCTAAACTGAGGCGGACCTGAAATTCCTTCTGATACTCTTGTCTAATGgtcaatattttgcttttttttcaagGTGCTACTGACCCTTTATCCAGAACATTTTGTGTTACTCAGTTTCAGTTCATTGCtgctaaatataaatttaaaatcacatAAAAACAATGCAGAGTATATTCTAATATTCTGCTAAAGAATTACTTACTAATTACCACTCCCAAAATACTAAAGCTATCATAATTTAtgtgaaaattagtttttattatgtattatatattatatattagtaatttattatgcttttattatatattagtaatttattatgctatttacttgttatgttttttattttctcattagCCTATATGTCTCTCAATATGTTtggatttgtaaatatttaccCTGTTGagatatttttagcaaaaaaaattaaaaatacagttATCTTtctaatatatagatatatgctTTGTTATGGTTCTGCTTGTTATTGAtactatttaatattacataaataattttaatgaaatttgaaatacgaaaaatatgattatcttttaacaattttttggttttctttttatatttccGTCTTTACTAAAGattattattagaaaacatAGACTGCCATTACACCCtacctaatataaaaatatatcaatataagTAAAAGTGAAAGTTTAATCGGCCTTCAGTTTTTACGGCATTTTGCGCGATGTCAAGGCCTGTTATTATAGAAGGCCGTGTGTGTGACGAAGAAGTAAAGATACTTTTGCATCCAGTGGCACCCAACGTCTACATCATTGAAAAAGTaggtttttacatttttgtttttgtttttttgtttaactacttATCCTAATTGATCACTTTTTTTCAGGGTTCTACTCATGGGTTCAAGCTCATTACGCATAACATGTGTTCAATTACCCATAATACGTTGGTCATTGTAAGTAATAAATTAGGAAATAATTACTTGTGAAATATTGTAGTCATCAATGACTTCGACCTggctaataattaaaattgctCGACTAATAAGGTTCCTTATTAAAATTGCTCTCTCTCTCACTCTCTGTCTCTCACTCactcactctctctctctctctctctctctctctctctctctctctctctctctctctctctctctctctctctctctctctctctctatatatatatatatatatatatatatatatatttatatttatgtttatatttatatttatatatatttgtatttatattttttttttttttttagaaaatgtttgaAGAAAGTTAGAAGATACTAAAAACCTTGGTATTATGCAAGC
Encoded here:
- the LOC136088412 gene encoding uncharacterized protein LOC136088412; protein product: MVNNISFVCLFFCEETVAALRTHPEIENKAFEGTAVFIEKIIFFSNVVNVKAPSAGVRFRNELCGVGDQQLQLLRDIAELSNFMKPTGKRVKQLTLDTSNVIAHLCYGFIDLVETLLSNGAKYVLLGWFLTDPLEKAFSKLRQGSGGTYFINAKSVIEKINIQHTELILQFDIPVDGIDCHTCDICLRDISTDEKELLDNIHDLESSVNKSTLVDIVYIAGYVQKSEIKIYDDSTNYYYKYGSYLYSLN